The DNA region TGAGATGTGTTTGTGTAAAAGGTTAACAATCAGAGTAATTAAGAGCAGAGGTTGCAGCGTACGCAACATCTCTTCCAGCCTGACACCACTGGTCTgcagggagttagagagagggagagagggagggatgggggggagcCCAGAGAAAAATCAGACATTCTCCAAATAAGTTCCACCTCAGTTCCTAAAGATAAGTATTCATGTCAACGAGCAGAGCAGCAGCACCTGCCTAGGGATTTACTCCCTAAATGAAGAAGCCTGATGACTACACAGCATTGTGGAAAGGGTCGAGTTAAAAATCCAAACTAATAATTGAGCCCTGTTCTCCAATGTTGCAACATGAGAATACGACGCGTGCTGATAGTTCACTGGATACTGAAATGTTGATGGAGGgggtaagtatgtgtgtgtgtgtgtgtgtgtgtgtgtgtgtgtgtgtgtgtgtgtgtgtgtgtgtgtgtgtgtgtgtgtgtgtgtgtgtgtgtgtgtgtgtgtgtgtgtgtgtgtgtgtgtgtgtgtgtgtgcgtgtgtgtgtgtgtgtgtgtgtgtgcttcagtgAAAGTGTGTGTACGGTGACAGTGCTGGTGTGACTGGGAGCTCCGTGGGGTTTATGTTGGATGCGGAGGGGCAGAGGGACGGAGGGCCCAGGGCTCATTAAAGCTGCATGGCCCTGAGCCTGCTAGAGGTGACAAGGGATAGGATTACTATCAGGCCCTGCCCCAGACACCCATCGCCTCATCTGTAAAGTGCCCGGCATGCCTGACAACTCCCCGTCACGCCTTTTTAAATAATTAACGGGCAAAGATTAGTCCGTCAGCCTTGGGCCGAAAGGTCCATCGATTTCCCAAGGATGCATTTTTAATGAGCACATTTCAGCGAGGCACTGTCCGTGAACAGGGGCCTCTGGCACACCATACGTACGGCAACAACTACGAGGTCTCCAGGGGACCAAATGAATACACAAACAAAACAGTAACAAAAAATACAATCCTTCTAAACACTGCACCATTAAAACAAAGGTGTCAAGGGGGAATTCAAGTTTTAAGACTCCATATCTAAACTTTTGGTAAGTAATTTTTATCTAAAATGTTATCGCTTTAGGTCATCTTTATACAATGACTAGTAAAATGTTCAGGGCTAAAAGATTGAGCATTTCCATAGTTTTATTGAGGTCTCTCTGGGAAATGGAAGGGGTGTGATCAGACAGGGGTGTTTAATGGTTCAGATAATCAATTTATGACCCACTTTATTCGGTTCTTGGGTGACACTAACAGAGTTGGCAGGACCTGGAGAAAGGCCCATGGGCTGTCAGGTGTCATGGCTATATCACCTTAACACGCCTGTAGTAGGATCTGAATCACAGGAGTAGCAAGGCTTTACTATATAATTACTAGAAATATATtgtactatactattattatatgaTTACTATaggattgtatttctatggttggAACATTGTCACCATCTTCCATCCCTATGGCTTTGAAAGAAACCACATACTGTAGTCGTGTATTCATTGAGTTGGTAGATTGTGTTGGAATTACAGAAAAATGGGCATGTTTAAAAAAGAAACAAAAGTAGGAACAGTGAAATATTTAATTGAGGATAAAGGTGTTTTTTTTAGTGGATGGCAGGGCAGGGTGATGTTTAGCGTGCTCCATGTGAAGCGATAACATCTTACAGAAAGCCTAGAGTTTATCCCAACCAGAGAACATATCACTCTGAATCAACAGCCTGCATTCAATCAAACTGTCGTGAGATTCAACCTCAATGTTGAGTGAAAAATGCTAGGAATACCTCAATGCCCATACCAAGCTGTTTACGGATCATTATTGTGTGGTTACATGAGTTTACAGAAATGCCAGGGAAATAAAAAGAGTGTCATGGATGAGTACGTCAGAGACAAATCGTTAAGAGGTTAACCTAAATCACCTCTCAAGAGAGATGAACAGATGagattagagagaggagaaaagagaagagagaattagagagaaaagaaaagagagagatgtcAGGATTACCTTTCCCGTCTCCCGATCAAAGTCCACATACTCTCGTGTGGGCGTCTGCCTCTGCTCCCCGTGCAAGTTGGCTGGGAAGAACTGCAGCGAGAGGTTGGTGCCCGTCGCCACAAAAGCCTTTTAGAGGAAAATCAATACAAACAGGATCAGAACGCTGGGCCCGAGCATAAATTATGCAGCCCGTCATTTCTATTTCACATCAGAGAGACGAGTGCCTGGAGCCTGGAGCCAGGGCTCCCAACACTCAGAGAAACAGGGAAAAAACACAAGAGTCATCATTTTCTCTATTTGAAGTATAGAGTTACGCACATCTGATTCTATTTTACCAACACAATGTTGGAATACTGGGCTATAGTGAACTGACGttaggaaagacagagagactgaaggagagggagatggagtgagtgagagataGGAGGAATACAGTAAGAAACACAGGACAAGAACATCAATAATAGTTTAAAAGCCGACCCTGCACTGACACTAATGACAAATGGCCTATGATTCATTTTCATATCATTTATTCAATTAGGCTTTTTACATTACTTGGCTTTCCAATGATTCCAGGCTCCCTGTGCTTGGTTGATGTCATGGAATTTACTGGCATATAGACAAAGATTTAAAACAACTGAGCTCCAAATATGGACacaatgttttgtattgttttcaTAGCATTACCTCAAACATAATATAGGAAAAAAACAACACAGGCAGAATGCACACAACATATACTAACACAAAATACAGTGTCATTACCATGTCATTACTAAGGCTATAGGAACATAGCACATGTTCATAATAAAAGTAATACAACTATTGTGTATTCCTATTCTGCCTTATTGAATTAACAAAGTCCTTTGCATTTATTTAATTTACTCAAATCTGAGGTACAGTGATGATAATTTCTAATGTCTTTCTCGGTCGGAAtaattgcattttgaaatagaCACACTCGGGTGAATGGTAGGGTTTGGACAGACAGCGGAAGTAACATATCAAACAATTGCCATAATGCTTCAAAATACTTCAATCACAGAAAATAACTGATTACAGGTAGGCCTAGTCACAATGTTATTATTGTGAATATCTTTTCGAATCTGTTTGTCTGAAAATGAAATTGAATTTGGATACACTACCTTGTCACTTTATTATTTCATGCCATAATCAGACTCAACAAGAGTGTAATTTTAGGCTACTCTAAGAATAAAAGTGTTAGGCATACATAAAATGAATAGTACATTTTACTTtattacagcacatacagtagaCAACGTGAAAATATTAGGACTGAAAAAAGGAGTGAGAAGAGGGGCCGTTTTAAGTAGCCACGGGCAAGCCCGCCAGCCCAGCTCTGTCCTGACTTCACTCATTGTCAAATGGCCATGTCGGGTTTCTCTCCTCAAAAGATTATTGAGACAGAGGCAGACCTTAATAGCCTTGTCTGTAGGATACACAGGCTTATGGCATTTCTGGACAGTGAACTaatcatattataatataatgtCATTTTAGTGAAATGAATGTTAAGAGGATGTTTTTGTGTAGTTTGTCAGAGAATAAAGGAGGAAGTAATGTTTTGGCTGATGTAAAATGTCTAGTTCCGGTTGTCTATTTACGCAAAAATATTGACATAAACCCAAGGTTAGTGTAATGATGTCTGATTATAGTGTTATTATCTCAAGAATTGTATGCTGAACAGAAATGGTTTACTCACTATTTCTGAACGACCGTCCCTACAAGCGGTGTGAAACCTGGCTTGCCTCTCCTCATGCGGTCTGTCTCGGAACCCTGTGTATTTTATCTGAAAATATGAAGGATCAAATACATCAATAAAGTTAATctcagagaagaaaaaaaacacattaaaaataataaacttTACTGTGAATCTCATTGATCATGGTTCACGTTCAAGATTTTGAATTTGAGACACCTTTCTTTTTATGAAGTCTAAGTGTCCCGAGGCATCAAATAAAATTCACTCAAATTCATCTCCATTTAGTCCTTTGAAATGATAAATTATGGGAAATGATTGTAAACTACATTAGCCACGAGTCAGACAACGTAAATGTCAGAGCATCGGGCTGAGGTGATACGCGACTCAGATGAGTTGACAGACTTACAACAAACCAAAACGAAACACAATTTCATAACTGTCTCCTTCCTCTTTTTTGAAAAGTGTATTTAGACATTAAAATATGAAAAAACGTATCACATAAAATCCACAGTGCTTTCATATTGATATTTGGAAAACATCCCTATCTTTCAGTAAAAGGCTAGAGTTGGGTCTCTATCAGCGCAACGTGCATTTCCACGTTATGAGCTACTTTGTTTCGCCACCAGATAAAATGTATCCAATGAATAGACTTGCCTCGCACTCCCGACTGAGTTTCCTGAAGAACTCTTCGTTTTCAAACTTGCTCCTTTGATCCGGGACCACCCGAGGCATCTTGAAGCTTTGCTGATAAACTTTTGTTAATATTAATTGTTTGTGAGAAAGAAAAACCTTTGCAATACTGATTTTATTCTCTTCCGTCTTTTTTGATGGGGTGTGTAGCAATGTGCTAATGTAATATTTACCTTATTGTAAGCAGGGTGGTGATCTCTCCCTGCTCTCAAGTCGGAACTACTGAGCGGTCAGTCTCTGCCACTGCAATGGATTAGGCTCAATTTCGCAATTGGCTATAATTCCCT from Oncorhynchus mykiss isolate Arlee chromosome 1, USDA_OmykA_1.1, whole genome shotgun sequence includes:
- the LOC110520275 gene encoding core-binding factor subunit beta isoform X2, which produces MPRVVPDQRSKFENEEFFRKLSRECEIKYTGFRDRPHEERQARFHTACRDGRSEIAFVATGTNLSLQFFPANLHGEQRQTPTREYVDFDRETGKVYLKAPMILNGVCVIWKGWIDMLRLDGMGCLEFDEERAQHEDALAQAAFEDARRRTRDFEDRDRSHREDLEDPVASKIWD
- the LOC110520275 gene encoding core-binding factor subunit beta isoform X1, whose product is MPRVVPDQRSKFENEEFFRKLSRECEIKYTGFRDRPHEERQARFHTACRDGRSEIAFVATGTNLSLQFFPANLHGEQRQTPTREYVDFDRETGKVYLKAPMILNGVCVIWKGWIDMLRLDGMGCLEFDEERAQHEDALAQAAFEDARRRTRDFEDRDRSHREDLEPRRQQDPSPGTNMGNNADDHKMR